The genomic DNA CAATGACAACTGTAGACAattcattaatattttattttacttttcttttctcagGCCTTACGACCAGTCAAGGTATGTGCctatatttatgtatctatGTTTATCTGTGAGTTAATACAGAATAGatttaataacaacaataacaataataatggcaTCGTTTTATAAGAATGGCTGTAAACTCAAAACCAATCCTCACAGAATCTCGGCCAGTTCTTCTCTGTTCTTTTTTGGTTCTAATGATGTTGATCTGTTAGTTAATGCCAGCCCCCATGTGCAGAACAACACTGACATAAATAGCCAATTTACACAAAGCTTTTACAGTAATAAAGTGATATCCCCAACTCTGGTAGGACGAGTGAATTCCCAGTGAGCATACCAGTATACTTTTCAAAGTGCCCTTTGTCGGGGGAGACACTCCGTGAAGGGTCCTGAAAAGGAAGGAAattagtgagagagagggagagaggaaaataAGAGGTAGAGATGGAAAGAGAAGGTggacacagtgagagaaaagaggaagagaaggagggaatGTTGAGGCTCCTGCTCTTCCCTTCCACAGATGAAATAGCGAACCCACTAAACGTGAGCATCACAGTGGAGATGTCAGATGATGAAACGATCTTGAAGTGTCTGGAAAAACAGGATGTTAAATGGAGGAGATATGGAGAAATGCAGTTTCCAAATTACACCAGGGTCAATAAATTGCCATATGTAGATGCAAGCAGTGACACGTATGAGTGCAAGATTAACAATGGATATGGCAGAATTGTGGTGAAAGTGCGCAGTAAGTAAATCATTTATGCATTTGTCTGCTTTGCTCTGCTTTTGATCAAGCTGCCCTGCTGTCACGCATTTGACTAATGGCTTCTGATCTCAAACAGCCGACAGCTGGCGCAGAGCTTTGCAGAAACGGTTGCTTTCACAGCGCAGTGCAGCGTGACGATGCAACAGTGCGCAATGAAATTCAGACAGAGCTAACATAAACATTCGAATGATCACAACAATGAtttgatttcattatttttaatgtgactGTCATCTGTTCATAACATGTAATACTGATCCCCCCACCAATCAGACCGAGTAAGCAGTGTTACTTTTCTctgtgttatgttttttaattgctttaatgTTATAATATACTATTCGGCCATCACTACTATCCCTACTGCTGCTCCTGTGGCTCTGTGTACCCGTTCGCTGTGCCTTATGTTGTGCCTTGTGCTGATTAAGTGTGTCTGTCCCCAGCGTGTCATAACTGTGTGGAGCTGGACACGGCCACGGTGGTGGGGATTGTGATGGGGGACCTGGTGGCCACGTTCCTGATTGGGGTGGCCGTGTACTGCATCT from Amia ocellicauda isolate fAmiCal2 chromosome 1, fAmiCal2.hap1, whole genome shotgun sequence includes the following:
- the LOC136754916 gene encoding T-cell surface glycoprotein CD3 gamma chain, translating into MMGGLNLQIVLFIAVSMLAGLTTSQDEIANPLNVSITVEMSDDETILKCLEKQDVKWRRYGEMQFPNYTRVNKLPYVDASSDTYECKINNGYGRIVVKVRTCHNCVELDTATVVGIVMGDLVATFLIGVAVYCISSQPKGRTYSTSKASDRVNLIPGDGLYQPLSANHDSEYSKLDRRPRRK